Proteins encoded within one genomic window of Streptomyces profundus:
- a CDS encoding threonine synthase, translating to MPSSEPAAAPCLVDPRSGRTYPLDPLRWRGDDGAPLTVSPLPAPAPGAIDAGERSLWRYRAALPSAAGAAPVSLGEGRTPLLQRDWRGGPLAFKLEWFNPTGSFKDRGTSVMISALAGAGVTEVIEDSSGNGGSSVAAYCAAAGLQAEILVPEGTSPAKVTQTRAFGARVRAVPGDRAAASAEALRRSARVPYAGHNWHPFFLQGTKTLAYELWEDLGFEAPDAVVTVAGAGSLVLGCDLGFGELLAAGLIRRRPRLLVAQPAACAPVHAAFQGVEPPPFGPTIAEGAAIRAPVRLPEVVAAVRRSGGDTVAVPEQRIADSVRELAAAGLYAEPTSATAAAAVDVFRERGAIRAGERTVVVLTGTALKASGFMNGLFPAPEDA from the coding sequence GTGCCATCCAGCGAGCCTGCCGCCGCGCCCTGCCTGGTCGACCCCAGATCAGGGCGCACCTATCCGCTCGATCCGCTGCGCTGGCGCGGCGACGACGGGGCGCCGCTCACCGTCTCCCCACTCCCGGCGCCCGCCCCCGGCGCGATCGATGCCGGCGAGCGCTCCCTGTGGCGCTACCGCGCCGCCCTCCCGTCCGCCGCCGGGGCCGCCCCGGTGAGCTTGGGCGAGGGGCGCACCCCGCTGCTCCAACGGGACTGGCGCGGCGGCCCGTTGGCGTTCAAGCTGGAGTGGTTCAACCCCACGGGAAGCTTCAAGGACCGGGGCACGAGCGTCATGATCAGCGCCCTGGCCGGCGCCGGGGTCACCGAGGTCATCGAGGACAGCTCGGGCAACGGCGGCTCCTCGGTCGCCGCCTACTGCGCCGCCGCCGGCCTCCAGGCCGAGATCCTGGTGCCCGAGGGCACCTCGCCCGCCAAGGTCACCCAGACCCGGGCGTTCGGCGCCCGCGTCAGGGCCGTGCCAGGCGACCGGGCCGCCGCCTCGGCCGAGGCCCTTCGACGCTCAGCTCGGGTCCCCTACGCCGGGCACAACTGGCATCCGTTCTTCCTCCAGGGCACCAAGACCCTCGCCTACGAGCTGTGGGAGGACCTCGGCTTCGAGGCGCCCGACGCGGTGGTGACGGTCGCCGGCGCCGGCAGTCTGGTCCTCGGCTGCGATCTGGGGTTCGGCGAGCTGCTGGCGGCGGGTCTGATCCGCCGCCGGCCCCGGCTGTTGGTCGCCCAGCCCGCCGCCTGCGCCCCCGTGCACGCGGCGTTCCAGGGCGTCGAGCCGCCGCCGTTCGGGCCGACGATCGCGGAGGGCGCCGCGATCCGCGCGCCCGTCAGGCTGCCCGAGGTGGTGGCGGCCGTGCGCCGCTCCGGCGGCGACACGGTCGCCGTCCCGGAGCAGCGGATCGCCGACTCCGTCAGGGAGTTGGCCGCCGCCGGGCTGTACGCGGAGCCGACCAGCGCCACCGCAGCCGCGGCCGTGGACGTGTTCCGCGAGCGTGGCGCGATCCGCGCGGGTGAGCGGACGGTCGTGGTGCTGACGGGCACAGCGCTCAAGGCGTCCGGCTTCATGAACGGTCTCTTCCCCGCCCCGGAGGACGCGTGA
- a CDS encoding helix-turn-helix transcriptional regulator → MSGPGDEDEDALLLREAEKIVTAIGRMFPGLCEVVLHDLRDPEHAVRTIENNLSGRDIGDPATELGLARIADPAYPDVLQNYPNRFPDGRPAKSTSIGIRNGAGHYVAAICLNLDVSLFAVVSRSLAQLVATEEPDQPVRESLNSRSTGELRSAVEEFASAHGQTPRGLGASARRELVRSLRARGFLEVRHSVRTLTDLLGVSRATVYNDLR, encoded by the coding sequence GTGAGCGGCCCCGGTGACGAGGACGAGGACGCGCTGCTGCTCCGCGAGGCGGAGAAGATCGTCACCGCCATCGGCCGCATGTTCCCCGGGCTGTGCGAGGTCGTGCTGCACGACCTGCGCGACCCCGAGCACGCCGTCCGCACCATCGAGAACAACCTCTCCGGGCGCGACATCGGCGATCCGGCCACCGAGCTCGGCCTGGCCCGCATCGCGGACCCGGCGTACCCGGACGTGCTACAGAACTACCCCAACCGCTTCCCCGACGGCCGCCCGGCCAAGAGCACCTCCATCGGCATCAGGAACGGCGCGGGCCACTACGTCGCCGCCATCTGCCTGAACCTGGACGTCTCCCTCTTCGCCGTCGTGTCCAGAAGCCTCGCCCAGCTCGTCGCGACCGAGGAGCCCGACCAGCCGGTGCGGGAGTCGCTGAACAGCCGCAGCACGGGCGAACTCCGCAGCGCCGTCGAGGAGTTCGCCAGCGCCCACGGCCAGACGCCACGCGGCCTCGGCGCCTCGGCCCGCAGGGAGCTGGTCCGCTCGCTCAGGGCCAGGGGCTTCCTTGAGGTCAGACACTCGGTGCGCACCCTCACCGACCTGCTGGGCGTCTCCCGCGCCACGGTCTACAACGACCTCCGCTGA
- a CDS encoding S8 family serine peptidase: MPPHHPTRRDRGGRPRRGRTVAAVALAVAVVGGPLLAAPATAGAAGPPGGGPAAEAGAAHEITLITGDRVRLDADGGVLAVRPAPGRESIPVTVSEGSDRTFVIPSDARRLIAEGLVDQRLFDVTELTRPEYARLVGDGVPLIVSYAGERPATLFADAGVRVRTELPSIDAEALTVPPDGAAGVWESLTGPRTLAAGVSSLSLDSVRTAALDRSVPRIGAPAAWDAGFDGTGVTVAVLDTGIDTTHPDLDEGKVVAAANFSDAEGVEDRYGHGTHVASIAAGSRGAFTGVAPGVSLLNGKVLDDFGSGVESGIVAGMEWAVEHGADIVNMSLGGDDTPGVDLLEEAVNRLSDETDVLFVLSAGNGGPGPGTLGSPGSADAALTVGSVDRDDALARSSSIGPRVDDAALKPDLTAPGVGIAAAAAEGSWLAEGGEPAGEGYMHLSGTSMAAPHVAGAAALLAQQHPDWTGERLKAALVASSTPVAGYSAFQQGAGRTDVAAAIGQTVVAEPVSLSFGAQEWPHSDNEPVTRELTYRNLGTEDITLDLSLTTVGPDGGPAPEGAFRLGAETVTVPAGGTAGVEATADTAFDTGTVENPAGAYSVFVTAAGEGHTVTTAGAIDLLGEFHVLTVRAVGLDGTAVGDWWATLVDRSTGVTTLLFPDSDSSVLRLPDGGDYLLLTTTRGEGWEARHTVVLPTLDEDTTVTLDAREAREIDLSVPDESAEPFYTSSSVALPALGITHGSEGSGEEVLLTQHMGPALAEDELLVSHQTSWAAGDTEYHTLIERAGTNFTGHQREFTHEDLAEVRLTLGAPTEGTTGELEVVGGRRGGIGPERALPADTTLYVTGGAWSYTLYFTGPGEAGSFSVYSGDFTAGRTYHDSMGVGVFAPRPPGDDGLTRSGDRLDAFVTTVSDGAGHHGYLSGGHGTTTLSYDGEVIHTEDDFLRGWASFEVPSAEGRYELTTTALRPDAGVSTEISATFGFTSASVPADETRPLPVSLVRFSPELASDSTAPAGRETSVPVTMEGAAAESGPDSLTVQVSYDGGASWQGAPVADGAVAVTNPAAGGSVSFHAELTDRDGNTTELTIIDAYRTV, encoded by the coding sequence GTGCCCCCACATCATCCGACGCGGCGCGATCGGGGCGGGCGCCCGAGGCGCGGCAGGACGGTCGCGGCCGTCGCCCTGGCCGTGGCCGTGGTCGGCGGTCCGCTGCTGGCCGCGCCCGCCACCGCCGGCGCGGCCGGCCCCCCGGGCGGCGGGCCGGCCGCCGAGGCCGGGGCGGCCCACGAGATCACGCTGATCACCGGGGACCGGGTGCGGCTCGACGCCGATGGCGGCGTCCTCGCCGTCCGGCCCGCCCCAGGCCGCGAGTCCATACCGGTGACCGTGTCCGAGGGGAGCGATCGCACCTTCGTGATCCCGTCGGACGCGCGCCGTCTGATCGCCGAAGGGCTCGTCGACCAGCGGCTGTTCGACGTCACGGAGCTGACCCGCCCCGAGTACGCCCGACTGGTCGGGGACGGTGTTCCGCTGATCGTCTCCTATGCGGGCGAGCGGCCCGCCACGCTGTTCGCCGACGCCGGCGTGCGGGTGCGCACCGAGTTGCCGAGCATCGACGCCGAGGCGCTGACGGTGCCCCCGGACGGTGCGGCCGGGGTGTGGGAGTCGTTGACCGGCCCGAGGACGCTGGCCGCCGGGGTCTCGTCGCTCTCCCTGGACAGCGTCAGGACGGCGGCGCTGGACCGCAGCGTGCCGCGGATCGGGGCGCCGGCCGCCTGGGACGCCGGCTTCGACGGCACCGGAGTGACCGTCGCCGTCCTGGACACGGGCATCGACACGACGCACCCCGACCTCGACGAGGGGAAGGTCGTCGCGGCGGCCAACTTCAGCGACGCGGAGGGCGTCGAGGACCGCTACGGCCACGGCACGCACGTCGCGTCCATCGCGGCGGGCTCGCGTGGCGCGTTCACCGGGGTGGCGCCCGGGGTCTCGCTGCTGAACGGCAAGGTGCTCGACGACTTCGGCAGCGGCGTGGAGTCAGGGATCGTCGCCGGCATGGAGTGGGCCGTCGAACACGGCGCCGACATCGTCAACATGAGCCTGGGCGGCGACGACACGCCGGGCGTCGACCTGTTGGAGGAGGCGGTGAACCGGCTGTCGGACGAGACCGACGTCCTGTTCGTCCTCTCCGCGGGGAACGGCGGTCCTGGGCCTGGCACCTTGGGCTCGCCCGGCAGCGCGGACGCGGCGTTGACCGTGGGCTCGGTCGACAGGGACGACGCCCTGGCGCGGTCCTCGTCGATCGGCCCGCGCGTGGACGACGCGGCGCTGAAGCCGGACCTGACGGCCCCCGGGGTGGGCATCGCCGCGGCGGCGGCCGAGGGCAGCTGGCTCGCGGAGGGCGGCGAACCGGCCGGCGAGGGCTATATGCACCTGTCCGGCACGTCGATGGCCGCACCGCATGTCGCCGGGGCCGCGGCGCTGCTCGCGCAGCAGCACCCGGACTGGACGGGCGAGCGCCTGAAGGCCGCGCTCGTCGCCTCCTCGACTCCCGTCGCTGGCTACAGCGCGTTCCAACAGGGCGCGGGGCGCACGGATGTGGCCGCGGCGATCGGGCAGACCGTCGTGGCCGAGCCGGTGTCCCTCTCCTTCGGCGCGCAGGAGTGGCCGCACTCGGACAACGAGCCGGTGACGCGGGAGCTGACCTACCGCAACCTCGGCACCGAGGACATCACGCTGGACCTGTCGCTGACCACGGTCGGCCCTGACGGCGGCCCCGCTCCCGAGGGCGCCTTCCGGCTCGGCGCCGAGACGGTCACCGTGCCGGCCGGCGGCACCGCCGGCGTCGAGGCGACCGCCGACACCGCGTTCGACACCGGGACCGTCGAGAACCCGGCGGGCGCCTACAGCGTGTTCGTGACGGCGGCGGGGGAAGGGCACACCGTCACCACCGCCGGCGCGATCGACCTGCTGGGCGAGTTCCACGTCCTGACCGTGCGGGCCGTCGGGCTGGACGGCACGGCCGTCGGTGACTGGTGGGCGACGCTGGTCGACCGCTCGACGGGCGTGACGACGCTCCTCTTCCCCGACAGCGACTCGTCCGTCCTGCGGCTGCCCGACGGCGGCGACTACCTGCTGTTGACCACCACGCGGGGCGAGGGCTGGGAGGCGCGCCACACCGTTGTGCTGCCCACCCTGGACGAGGACACCACCGTGACGCTGGACGCCCGGGAGGCCAGGGAGATCGACCTGTCGGTGCCCGACGAGAGCGCCGAACCGTTCTACACCTCCAGCAGCGTGGCGCTGCCGGCCCTGGGGATCACCCACGGCTCGGAGGGCTCGGGCGAGGAGGTGCTGCTCACCCAGCACATGGGGCCCGCGTTGGCGGAGGACGAACTGCTCGTCTCCCACCAGACGTCCTGGGCGGCCGGCGACACCGAGTACCACACGCTGATCGAGCGGGCCGGCACCAACTTCACAGGGCACCAGCGGGAGTTCACCCATGAGGACCTGGCCGAGGTGCGGCTGACCCTCGGGGCGCCGACCGAGGGCACCACGGGAGAGCTTGAGGTCGTGGGCGGACGCCGGGGCGGCATCGGCCCGGAGCGCGCCCTGCCGGCCGACACCACGCTGTATGTGACCGGCGGCGCCTGGTCGTACACGCTGTACTTCACCGGCCCTGGCGAGGCGGGCTCGTTCTCCGTCTACTCGGGGGACTTCACCGCCGGCCGGACGTACCACGACAGCATGGGCGTGGGGGTGTTCGCGCCCCGGCCGCCGGGCGACGACGGGCTGACGCGCAGCGGGGACCGGCTCGACGCCTTCGTCACCACCGTGTCGGACGGGGCGGGGCACCACGGCTACCTCTCGGGCGGCCACGGCACCACCACGCTGTCCTACGACGGTGAGGTGATCCACACGGAGGACGACTTCCTCCGTGGCTGGGCGAGTTTCGAGGTGCCGTCCGCCGAGGGCCGCTACGAGCTGACCACCACGGCGCTGCGGCCCGACGCGGGGGTGAGCACGGAGATCTCGGCGACGTTCGGGTTCACCTCGGCGTCCGTCCCGGCCGACGAGACGCGACCGCTGCCGGTCTCGCTCGTGCGCTTCTCCCCCGAGCTGGCATCCGACAGCACGGCGCCGGCCGGGCGGGAGACGAGCGTGCCGGTCACCATGGAGGGCGCGGCGGCGGAGAGCGGCCCGGACTCCCTGACGGTCCAGGTGTCCTACGACGGCGGCGCGTCCTGGCAGGGGGCGCCGGTCGCCGACGGCGCGGTAGCGGTGACCAATCCGGCGGCCGGCGGTTCGGTGTCGTTCCACGCGGAGCTGACCGACCGGGACGGCAACACCACGGAGCTGACGATCATCGACGCCTATCGCACCGTCTGA
- a CDS encoding elongation factor G, with translation MPSHPQPNSSRNSLPSTLNIGVLAHIDAGKTSLTERLLFDNGAIPELGSVDAGSTRTDTGALERERGITIRSAVATFTTGDLQVNLVDTPGHPDFIAEVERALSVLDAAVLVLSAVEGVQAQTRVLMRSLRRLGLPTLLFLNKIDRPGARPESLLGEVRARLAPHLVPLTTVTDPGTPGAGALPRPLDAPEVRAEVAAVLAEQDEALLGQLVDERPPSARALGRALVEQTAAGLVHPVLCGSALTGAGSAQLVEALRTLLRPPAADPHAAPSGTVFAIERTGAGEKAAYLRLFDGQLAARRLVTFHRREPDGGVGEFTGRISRVEVVGAEGEAGAPAGRRLRAGGIARLYGLPRVRIGDRLGRPPRESTGTHFAPPSLETVVRPADPERKTALHAALTALADEDPLIRTRSDADGSTSVLLYGAVQREVIAERLARDFGLRAVFEPVTPVYFERPNGVGEAAQELNSRAHNDFWATVGLRVEPTAPGSGVRFHHRAERGVMPAAFHRAIEESVLRTLRQGLAGWEVTDCAVTLFLAGQHAPASTAADFRGLTPIVLLRALQAAGTTVFEPCLTLEIEIPPDTLSAVTGLLTGHAGRILDSAEAGDVWALTVEVPSRLVPRITTALPGLTRGEAAHGARPGGDRPVRNAPPTRARRDGDPLDHDVYLRFLAQRHLAVDE, from the coding sequence TTGCCTTCGCATCCCCAGCCCAACTCCTCCCGAAATTCCCTCCCGAGCACCCTGAACATCGGCGTACTGGCCCATATCGACGCTGGTAAGACCAGCCTCACCGAACGCCTGCTCTTCGACAACGGCGCCATCCCCGAGCTGGGCAGCGTCGATGCCGGCAGCACCCGCACCGACACCGGTGCGTTGGAACGCGAGCGTGGCATCACCATCCGCTCCGCCGTCGCGACGTTCACCACCGGCGACCTCCAGGTCAACCTCGTGGACACCCCGGGGCATCCCGACTTCATCGCCGAGGTCGAGCGCGCCCTCTCCGTGCTGGACGCCGCCGTGCTGGTGCTCTCCGCCGTGGAGGGCGTCCAGGCCCAGACCCGGGTGCTGATGCGCTCGCTCCGCCGGCTCGGCCTGCCCACCCTGCTGTTCCTCAACAAGATCGACCGCCCGGGGGCGCGCCCCGAGTCGCTGCTGGGCGAGGTCAGGGCCAGGCTCGCCCCGCACCTCGTCCCGCTGACCACCGTGACCGACCCCGGCACCCCCGGGGCCGGCGCGCTGCCGCGCCCGCTGGACGCGCCGGAGGTCCGTGCCGAGGTCGCCGCTGTGCTGGCCGAGCAGGACGAGGCGCTGCTCGGCCAGTTGGTCGACGAACGGCCGCCGTCCGCCCGGGCGTTGGGCAGGGCGCTGGTCGAGCAGACCGCGGCGGGTCTGGTGCATCCGGTGCTCTGCGGCTCGGCGCTCACCGGCGCGGGCAGCGCCCAACTCGTCGAGGCGCTGCGCACCCTGCTCCGACCGCCGGCCGCCGACCCCCACGCCGCGCCCAGCGGCACCGTCTTCGCCATCGAACGCACCGGGGCCGGCGAGAAGGCGGCCTATCTGCGGCTCTTCGACGGTCAGTTGGCCGCGCGTCGCCTGGTCACCTTCCACCGGCGCGAACCGGACGGCGGCGTCGGTGAGTTCACCGGCCGGATCAGCCGGGTCGAGGTGGTCGGGGCCGAGGGCGAGGCCGGCGCCCCGGCCGGGCGGCGGCTGCGCGCCGGAGGGATCGCCCGGCTCTACGGGCTGCCCCGGGTGCGGATCGGGGACCGGCTCGGCCGCCCGCCACGCGAGTCGACCGGCACGCACTTCGCGCCGCCCAGCCTGGAGACGGTGGTCCGGCCGGCCGACCCCGAACGGAAGACGGCGCTCCATGCCGCGCTCACCGCGCTGGCCGACGAGGATCCGCTGATCAGAACGCGGAGCGACGCCGACGGCAGCACCTCGGTGCTGCTCTACGGCGCCGTGCAGCGCGAGGTGATCGCGGAGCGGCTGGCCAGGGACTTCGGTCTGCGGGCCGTCTTCGAGCCGGTCACCCCGGTCTACTTCGAACGCCCCAACGGCGTCGGCGAGGCCGCCCAGGAGCTGAACTCCCGTGCCCACAACGACTTCTGGGCGACCGTCGGACTGCGCGTCGAGCCCACCGCGCCCGGCAGCGGGGTGCGCTTCCACCACCGCGCCGAACGGGGGGTGATGCCCGCCGCGTTCCACCGCGCCATCGAGGAGTCCGTCCTCCGCACCCTGCGGCAGGGGCTGGCCGGCTGGGAGGTCACCGACTGCGCGGTGACGCTCTTCCTCGCCGGCCAGCACGCACCGGCCAGCACGGCGGCCGACTTCCGGGGGCTCACCCCGATCGTGCTGCTGCGCGCCCTCCAGGCGGCGGGCACCACGGTCTTCGAGCCCTGTCTCACCCTGGAGATCGAGATCCCCCCGGACACGTTGAGCGCCGTCACCGGGCTGCTCACCGGCCACGCCGGCCGGATCCTCGACTCGGCCGAGGCCGGCGACGTCTGGGCGCTCACCGTGGAGGTGCCGAGCCGCCTCGTGCCCCGGATCACCACCGCCCTCCCCGGGCTGACCAGGGGCGAGGCCGCACACGGGGCGCGCCCGGGCGGCGACCGACCGGTGCGGAACGCGCCCCCGACCCGCGCCCGCCGGGACGGCGACCCACTGGACCACGACGTCTACCTCCGGTTCCTCGCCCAACGGCACCTGGCGGTCGACGAGTAG
- a CDS encoding tetratricopeptide repeat protein has translation MVYQVPPATAHFVDREDEQARAFRAVSDWKHPSRPLCLALSGLGGTGKTELAYRLARTLRDRYPDGVLRVDLNELRRDGVVEVTDALGELLAPLDVEGRWLHQTLRDRSRQYWDRTDGRRLIVLVDNARTAAEVLPLLPASGDSLVIVASHGPLHDLEHGSAVELPLAPLADQDAAELLEMIVDDPRLTDEPDALQGLLRVCAGLPAAVRVAGQWLRRHRRRPLSRLLAELDTELQDRGLPMVEAVWDAAYRALDEDAALLYRLLPAYPGGALTPEGVAVFLGRGREAADDSLDALEAAGLLDARHERARLPEPLRAHADRRAREDGTPGERETALRRVIRWYLRQAQRADLLAAGPRLTIADPVPPEPDAQDIAFGAPGEGRPADGQRWLEAERHAVHGCVTEANRLGMDTETWALCEPLWTHFLDHPHHADAADSFRLGIASAQRAEHIPALARMRAQLARALWEQDEFDAAAEQLAAALAAVELLDDTPRDRKLAASVVEFRGTLHGRRGDWQSAAADFASARQVHRAIGNAYGVLLGTYRLGEALAALGELDRAEELLAQAHELAGAQGRERIAARVAFALAGVLARLGRPERARPLYESALAAARARGAEFDEARVLDPLADLVAELGEPDRAAELRATAREIRRRHGG, from the coding sequence ATGGTGTACCAGGTTCCACCGGCAACAGCACACTTCGTCGATCGGGAGGACGAACAGGCCCGCGCCTTTCGGGCCGTCTCCGACTGGAAGCACCCGTCCCGGCCGCTGTGCCTGGCGCTCAGCGGCCTCGGCGGGACCGGCAAGACCGAGCTGGCCTACCGCCTGGCCCGCACCCTGCGCGACCGCTACCCCGACGGGGTCCTGCGGGTCGACCTCAACGAGCTGCGCCGCGACGGAGTCGTCGAAGTGACGGACGCCCTGGGCGAGTTGCTCGCCCCGCTGGACGTCGAAGGCCGCTGGCTCCACCAGACGCTCCGCGACCGCAGCCGCCAGTACTGGGACCGCACGGACGGCCGTCGGCTGATCGTGCTCGTCGACAACGCGCGCACCGCGGCCGAGGTGCTGCCGCTGCTGCCCGCCTCGGGGGACAGCCTGGTGATCGTCGCCAGCCACGGCCCGCTGCACGACCTCGAACACGGCTCCGCCGTCGAGCTGCCGCTCGCGCCCCTCGCCGACCAGGACGCCGCCGAACTGCTCGAAATGATCGTCGACGACCCCCGCCTCACCGACGAACCCGACGCGCTCCAGGGGTTGTTGCGCGTCTGTGCCGGTCTGCCGGCCGCCGTGCGGGTCGCCGGGCAGTGGCTGCGCCGCCACCGCAGACGCCCCCTCTCCCGGCTGCTCGCCGAGCTCGACACCGAACTCCAGGACAGGGGGCTACCGATGGTCGAGGCGGTGTGGGACGCGGCCTACCGCGCGCTGGACGAGGACGCCGCGCTGCTCTACCGGCTCCTCCCCGCCTACCCGGGCGGCGCCCTCACCCCCGAGGGCGTCGCGGTGTTCCTCGGCCGGGGCCGCGAGGCCGCCGACGACTCGCTGGACGCGCTGGAGGCCGCCGGGCTCCTCGACGCCAGGCACGAACGCGCCCGGCTCCCCGAGCCGTTGCGCGCCCACGCCGACCGCCGCGCCCGCGAGGACGGCACCCCGGGGGAACGGGAGACGGCGCTGCGCCGCGTCATCCGCTGGTACCTGCGGCAGGCCCAGCGCGCCGATCTGCTCGCCGCCGGCCCGCGACTGACCATCGCCGACCCCGTCCCGCCGGAGCCGGACGCCCAGGACATCGCCTTCGGCGCCCCGGGGGAGGGCCGACCGGCCGACGGACAGCGCTGGTTGGAGGCCGAGCGGCATGCCGTCCACGGCTGTGTCACCGAGGCCAACCGGCTCGGCATGGACACCGAGACCTGGGCGCTGTGCGAGCCGCTGTGGACCCACTTCCTCGACCATCCGCACCACGCCGACGCGGCCGACTCCTTCCGGCTCGGCATCGCCTCCGCCCAACGCGCGGAACACATCCCGGCGTTGGCCCGGATGCGCGCCCAACTCGCCCGTGCGCTGTGGGAGCAGGACGAGTTCGACGCCGCCGCCGAGCAACTCGCCGCCGCGCTGGCCGCCGTCGAGCTGCTCGACGACACCCCCCGGGACCGCAAACTGGCCGCCTCCGTCGTCGAGTTCCGAGGCACCCTGCACGGCAGGCGCGGCGACTGGCAGTCGGCCGCCGCCGACTTCGCCTCGGCCCGGCAGGTGCACCGAGCGATCGGCAACGCCTACGGCGTCCTGCTCGGGACCTACCGCCTGGGCGAGGCGCTCGCCGCCCTGGGCGAGCTGGACCGCGCCGAGGAACTCCTGGCCCAGGCCCATGAGTTGGCGGGTGCGCAGGGCCGGGAGCGGATCGCGGCCCGCGTCGCCTTCGCCCTGGCCGGGGTCCTGGCCCGCCTCGGCCGCCCCGAACGGGCCCGTCCGCTCTACGAGTCGGCCCTCGCCGCCGCGCGGGCGCGCGGCGCCGAGTTCGACGAGGCCAGAGTCCTGGACCCGCTCGCCGACCTCGTCGCCGAGCTGGGCGAGCCCGACCGGGCGGCCGAACTCCGCGCGACGGCCCGGGAGATCAGGCGGCGCCACGGCGGATAG
- a CDS encoding CDP-glycerol glycerophosphotransferase family protein, with translation MLFAARSATALHRLLDVLPVFAGDDRIARRFTLVPGSAFDVDALAAVERAGGRTVPWEQARGLGFDLILAASPKGRLELLAGERVLLPHGAGFGKTLPGEGTPGAPSGLDPEFLLADGEPLAALHALAHPQQVDQLAAFSPRAAARAVVVGDPTLERLLASVGQRSRFRAALGTGARRLLVLTSTWGPESLLRRRPGLAAELLARLPLDGYQLALILHPNERSRLGSLDLAQSLAPALDAGLSLPGPHAEWGSLLVAADAVITDHGSTALYAAALDRPVIAAYDGGDELIPGSPMARLLAASPRLTSADGLAEAWRAASAARGVGPALAALAFAERGRALELLREELYALLGLAPVGPPPAPEPLPTPRRAAREPVACAVNADVVGDALVTVERFPPWRERPARLLAAEQGAASERQAQSAGLLYRRAGGAAPAAPHLVAWTAAGWIDETLRRYPGCALAGVVLSATRAVLRTRAGALLRLELAPLPVEGRLVHTDPAAVLCAAHAWLTRCPGGRAAFDTRVGHHVFPTTLAPATPEDADHPL, from the coding sequence GTGCTCTTCGCCGCGCGGTCGGCGACCGCGCTCCACCGTCTGCTCGACGTCCTTCCCGTCTTCGCGGGGGACGACCGGATCGCCCGCCGCTTCACGCTGGTTCCCGGCTCCGCGTTCGACGTGGACGCGCTGGCCGCCGTGGAGCGGGCCGGCGGCCGGACGGTGCCGTGGGAACAGGCGCGGGGCCTCGGCTTTGACCTGATCCTGGCGGCCAGCCCCAAGGGACGGCTCGAACTGCTCGCCGGGGAACGGGTGTTGCTGCCGCACGGCGCCGGCTTCGGCAAGACCCTCCCGGGGGAGGGCACCCCGGGCGCGCCATCCGGTCTGGACCCGGAGTTCCTGCTCGCCGACGGGGAGCCGCTGGCCGCCCTGCACGCGCTGGCCCACCCCCAACAGGTGGACCAGCTGGCGGCGTTCAGCCCGCGCGCGGCGGCCCGCGCCGTGGTGGTGGGAGACCCGACGTTGGAACGGCTGCTCGCCTCGGTCGGTCAACGGAGCCGGTTCCGGGCCGCGTTGGGCACGGGGGCCCGTCGGCTGCTGGTGCTCACCTCCACCTGGGGCCCGGAGTCGCTGCTGCGCCGGCGTCCTGGGCTCGCGGCCGAGCTGCTGGCCCGACTCCCCTTGGACGGCTACCAGTTGGCGCTGATCCTGCATCCCAACGAGCGCAGCCGGCTGGGCTCGTTGGATCTGGCGCAGAGCCTCGCGCCCGCGCTGGACGCGGGCCTGTCGCTGCCCGGGCCGCACGCCGAATGGGGCAGCCTGCTGGTCGCGGCCGACGCGGTGATCACCGACCACGGTTCGACGGCGCTCTACGCGGCGGCGCTCGACCGCCCGGTGATCGCGGCCTACGACGGCGGCGACGAGCTGATCCCCGGCAGTCCGATGGCCCGGCTGCTGGCGGCCAGCCCCCGGTTGACGTCGGCGGACGGGCTGGCCGAGGCGTGGCGGGCGGCGTCCGCCGCGCGCGGCGTCGGGCCCGCCCTGGCGGCGCTGGCCTTCGCCGAACGCGGGCGCGCCCTGGAGCTGTTGCGCGAGGAGCTGTACGCGCTGCTCGGGCTGGCCCCGGTCGGCCCGCCGCCGGCGCCCGAGCCGCTGCCGACGCCGAGACGGGCGGCACGCGAGCCGGTGGCCTGCGCGGTGAACGCGGACGTGGTGGGCGACGCGCTGGTGACCGTGGAGCGCTTCCCGCCCTGGCGGGAGCGGCCGGCCAGGCTGCTCGCCGCCGAGCAGGGCGCGGCGAGCGAACGGCAGGCGCAGAGCGCGGGGTTGCTCTACCGGCGCGCTGGCGGCGCGGCGCCGGCCGCGCCGCACCTGGTGGCGTGGACGGCCGCCGGCTGGATCGACGAGACGCTGCGCCGCTACCCGGGCTGTGCCCTGGCCGGGGTGGTGCTCTCCGCCACCCGCGCGGTGCTGCGGACGCGTGCCGGGGCGTTGCTGCGGCTGGAGTTGGCGCCGCTGCCGGTCGAGGGGCGGCTGGTCCACACCGACCCGGCCGCCGTGCTCTGCGCCGCGCACGCCTGGCTCACCCGGTGTCCAGGAGGGCGTGCCGCGTTCGACACCCGCGTCGGCCACCATGTCTTCCCCACCACCCTCGCCCCGGCGACCCCCGAGGACGCCGACCATCCCCTGTGA